A window of the Ipomoea triloba cultivar NCNSP0323 chromosome 14, ASM357664v1 genome harbors these coding sequences:
- the LOC116004186 gene encoding 17.5 kDa class I heat shock protein-like has product MSLIPRLFGGRRNGNVSDPFSLDVWDPFRDLSFPFPASGETSAFVNTRVDWKETPEAHVFKADVPGLKKEEVKVEIEDDWILQISGERNVEKEEKNDAWHRMERSSGKFMRRFRLPENAKMEEIKASMENGVLTVTIPKAEVKKPDVKSIEISG; this is encoded by the coding sequence ATGTCGCTGATTCCGAGACTCTTTGGCGGCCGGAGAAACGGCAACGTCTCCGATCCCTTCTCCCTCGACGTATGGGACCCGTTCCGCGACTTATCTTTCCCATTTCCTGCTTCCGGGGAGACATCGGCGTTCGTCAACACTCGCGTCGACTGGAAGGAGACGCCGGAGGCTCACGTGTTCAAGGCGGACGTCCCCGGCCTGAAGAAGGAGGAAGTGAAGGTTGAGATCGAAGACGATTGGATTCTTCAGATCAGCGGGGAGAGGAACGTGGAGAAGGAAGAGAAGAACGACGCCTGGCATCGGATGGAACGCAGTAGCGGGAAGTTCATGAGGCGGTTCAGGTTGCCGGAGAACGCGAAGATGGAAGAGATAAAGGCGTCGATGGAAAACGGAGTGCTCACGGTCACCATTCCTAAGGCGGAAGTGAAGAAGCCTGATGTCAAGTCCATTGAAATCTCTGGTTAG
- the LOC116003801 gene encoding 17.5 kDa class I heat shock protein-like — MSLIPRLFGGRRNGNVSDPFSLDVWDPFRDLSFPFPASGETSAFVNTRVDWKETPEAHVFKADVPGLKKEEVKVEIEDDRILQISGERNVEKEEKNDAWHRMERSSGKFMRRFRLPENAKMEEIKASMENGVLTVTIPKAEVKKPDVKSIEISG; from the coding sequence ATGTCGCTGATTCCGAGACTCTTTGGCGGCCGGAGAAACGGCAACGTGTCCGATCCCTTCTCCCTCGACGTTTGGGACCCGTTCCGCGACTTGTCTTTCCCATTTCCTGCTTCCGGTGAGACGTCGGCGTTCGTCAACACTCGCGTGGACTGGAAGGAGACACCGGAGGCTCACGTGTTCAAGGCGGACGTCCCCGGCCTGAAGAAGGAGGAAGTGAAGGTTGAGATCGAAGACGATCGGATTCTTCAGATCAGCGGGGAGAGGAACGTGGAGAAGGAAGAGAAGAACGACGCCTGGCATCGAATGGAACGCAGTAGCGGGAAGTTCATGAGGCGGTTCAGATTGCCGGAGAACGCGAAGATGGAAGAGATAAAGGCGTCGATGGAAAACGGAGTGCTCACGGTCACCATTCCTAAGGCGGAAGTGAAGAAGCCTGATGTTAAGTCTATTGAAATCTCTGGTTAG
- the LOC116004931 gene encoding uncharacterized protein LOC116004931 — protein sequence MDLKVLKWQIRRGSLMRRLILKMLMFGAGLIVISFVQMGHEVQFSEPWMLNESECPLNFGHLSFNFTHLFGVLPVPCKENEVLAKNVFQELMVNSFLDSDVKALCVGEGSDAAVLALRELGFSDVSGVNRHPFFSLLKRRFVYELDFGDSSFDFVFSRALDRVSVPALLVLEIERVLRAGGTGAMLLGANGFTSGNLVRSATPVSSFLKSSDVVHVCPVGPYVLVLFKKRFQAVALFDQFKLPDHCPSVMNNNPFMPYIEPIGNKNPAKFDSKISYLPNLMNISSRNKLVYINVGAGELVDAAITKMFSAHYPIPQHALDVYVIDHNTTALSLYVKTPGITFVYDPKLAGEETASSSANYTDDYLGDDKDFDFVHWFNETVNDGEFVVLMMNARAAELQILDDLFRTGLICRVDELFLRCSDAAVWKPARCGDCTSLFKGLRNRGVFAHWLGE from the coding sequence ATGGATTTGAAGGTGTTGAAATGGCAAATTCGTCGGGGGTCATTGATGAGGCGTTTGATCCTCAAAATGCTTATGTTTGGGGCTGGATTGATTGTCATTTCGTTTGTTCAAATGGGCCATGAGGTCCAATTTTCGGAGCCCTGGATGCTTAATGAGAGTGAATGCCCATTGAATTTTGGCCATCTCAGCTTTAATTTCACCCATCTGTTTGGGGTGTTGCCAGTGCCATGCAAGGAGAATGAGGTTTTGGCTAAGAATGTGTTCCAGGAACTAATGGTGAATAGTTTCTTGGATTCTGATGTGAAGGCACTGTGTGTGGGAGAGGGCTCAGATGCTGCTGTTTTGGCCTTGAGGGAGCTGGGATTCTCTGATGTTTCTGGTGTTAATAGGCACCCCTTTTTCTCCCTCTTGAAGAGGAGATTCGTGTACGAGCTCGACTTTGGGGATAGTTCTTTCGATTTCGTGTTCTCTAGAGCTCTCGATAGGGTCTCCGTGCCAGCTCTTCTCGTGCTCGAGATTGAGCGTGTTTTGCGTGCTGGTGGCACGGGCGCTATGCTTCTTGGTGCCAATGGTTTCACCTCGGGAAACTTGGTTAGGTCTGCAACTCCAGTTTCGTCGTTCTTGAAGAGCTCTGATGTTGTTCACGTTTGCCCTGTTGGGCCCTATGTCCTAGTTCTGTTCAAGAAAAGATTCCAAGCCGTGGCTCTCTTTGATCAGTTTAAACTACCTGATCATTGCCCCTCGGTTATGAACAACAATCCCTTCATGCCATACATTGAACCCATTGGCAACAAAAATCCAGCCAAGTTTGATTCAAAGATCTCGTATTTGCCCAACTTAATGAATATCTCATCGAGGAACAAGCTGGTATATATAAATGTCGGGGCAGGGGAGCTCGTTGATGCAGCCATTACCAAAATGTTCAGTGCTCATTACCCTATTCCCCAGCACGCTTTAGACGTTTATGTCATAGATCACAACACCACTGCCCTCTCTTTGTATGTGAAAACTCCTGGCATCACGTTCGTTTACGATCCAAAACTTGCAGGAGAGGAGACTGCATCATCGTCTGCTAACTACACTGATGATTATCTTGGCGACGACAAAGACTTTGACTTTGTGCACTGGTTCAATGAAACAGTAAACGATGGGGAGTTCGTGGTGCTTATGATGAATGCTCGGGCAGCAGAGTTGCAGATTCTCGACGACTTGTTCAGAACTGGATTGATATGCCGAGTTGATGAACTCTTCCTTCGCTGCTCGGATGCTGCGGTTTGGAAGCCCGCCAGGTGTGGCGACTGCACGAGCCTTTTCAAAGGTCTCAGAAACCGTGGCGTGTTTGCTCACTGGCTGGGAGAGTGA
- the LOC116005206 gene encoding uncharacterized protein LOC116005206 → MDSRMLCLAVVSLLLSVFLDAAMAQAQGNATRKKYPYDAASTHYSVLSPMPGTGQERVFCEARGACNYKTLTCPTQCPQRKPKKNKKQRGCFVDCSSVCEVTCKWRRPRCTGYGALCYDPRFVGGDGVMFYFHGAKGGDFAIVSDDNLHINAHFIGTRPRERTRDFTWVQALAVMFDTHTLVLAAKRVSNWDDNVDSLTVKWDGETINVPTEGEAEWRVSTGDREVVIERTDDVNTVKMTVSGLLELAVKVVPIGEEENRVHNYQIPAGNAFAHLETQFKFFGLSDLVEGVLGKTYQPAYVSPVKRGVPMPMMGGEDKYRTSSLYSPLCKFCRFQRPSGRAATM, encoded by the exons ATGGATAGTAGAATGCTGTGCCTTGCAGTGGTTTCCCTTCTTCTATCTGTGTTCTTGGATGCAGCCATGGCCCAAGCTCAGGGCAATGCCACTCGAAAGAAGTATCCGTACGATGCAGCTTCGACTCACTATAGCGTGCTCTCCCCGATGCCAGGGACCGGGCAGGAACGCGTCTTCTGTGAAGCCAGGGGGGCCTGCAACTACAAGACTCTCACCTGCCCAACTCAGTGCCCTCAGAGGAAACCTAAGAAGAACAAGAAACAGAGAGGCTGCTTTGTAGATTGCAGCAGTGTTTGTGAAGTTACCTGCAAAT GGAGGAGGCCTAGGTGCACTGGCTACGGTGCATTGTGCTACGACCCCCGGTTTGTGGGTGGCGATGGGGTGATGTTCTACTTCCACGGGGCGAAAGGGGGGGACTTCGCGATAGTCTCAGACGACAACCTGCACATCAATGCACATTTCATAGGGACTAGGCCACGGGAGAGGACTCGCGACTTCACATGGGTTCAGGCTCTAGCAGTGATGTTCGACACCCACACTCTAGTCCTAGCAGCCAAGAGAGTCTCAAACTGGGATGACAATGTGGACTCCCTAACTGTGAAGTGGGATGGGGAGACTATAAATGTCCCCACAGAAGGAGAGGCAGAATGGAGAGTGAGCACAGGAGACAGAGAAGTGGTGATAGAGAGAACAGATGATGTGAACACAGTGAAAATGACAGTTTCTGGGCTGCTGGAATTGGCTGTCAAAGTTGTGCCTATAGGAGAAGAGGAGAACAGAGTTCACAACTACCAAATCCCTGCAGGGAACGCTTTCGCTCACCTGGAAACACAGTTCAAGTTCTTCGGTCTATCAGACCTCGTCGAGGGAGTTCTGGGGAAAACTTACCAGCCTGCATATGTTAGCCCTGTCAAGAGAGGTGTCCCTATGCCTATGATGGGTGGGGAAGACAAATACAGAACATCATCCCTCTACTCACCTCTCTGCAAATTTTGCAGGTTCCAGAGACCCTCTGGGAGGGCTGCCACAAt